The Deinococcus detaillensis genomic sequence TGGAGAGCGGCCAGCCGTGACTGTTCAGCAGTGGAAAGGGCGACCTCCGTGGAGCCGGTGGGATCTGTACCACGGGTGGGAATCATAAGGCACCCTATTGGATATTGCTTTGTATTTTTCTTACATTTAAACGGACTCATCCAGATTCGATTTGAGCATGCAGTTGGTCTTTGTCGTCGATAATCTCGCAAGATCAATTCAGTTGAAAAGGCTTAGTCAGCCTCGTTCCTGCTTGTGACTCGGATTCTTTTCTCAAAACCCGGCATCCCACTTCATTGACAAAGCTTCAAACATGGCGTACTTGAAGAGGCGAAACATTTGTCTCCTCTCTCTCCATAGTCGTAAAGCGAGGCCGTCAGAAAGTCGCACTGGGAGCACGTCACCCCCGCCCCATCCTCGAGGCAGACCCTTCGTTCCTTGAGGCTGTGAATCTTCTGTCATGGCTTGAGGACTACCCTGTCGTATGCTTCCCCTCTTCCCGCACGCCAGCGTGCACCCGTTCGACCGGGTGGAAGACGTCATCTTCACCCTCGACGCCCATGAGCGCTTGACCTTCGTGAACGCCTTCGCCCTGAACGCCTGGGGAAAAGAATCTCACGAATTGCTCGGGCGGATCTACCAGGACGCCCTCCCGACGAAAGCCCAGCCTGAAGTCATGGCCGCTTTCAGGCATGTTCTGTCCACTCAACAGCGTACCGAACTGGAAGTGTTCGGTGATCGCCACCAGGGATGGATCGGCCTGATCATCTACCCGGATCAGGGCGGTCTGACCGTGCATGTCCGGCCACTTCCCAGAAGCACCGGAAGTAACACTCATACCGACTTCGACGCGCTGACTGGCTGCCTCACGCGCAGCGCTTTCGCACAGGCGCAGCGCACCTTGACCTTTCCCCACGTCCTGGCCATCCTCGACCTGAATCTGCTGAAAAGCGTCAACACCCTGCGCGGACACAGCGGCGGAGACGCTCACATCCGTACCGTCGCACACGCATTAAGGGAAGCGTTGCCTGCGGGGGCCTTGATCTGCCGATGGGGCGGAGACGAGTTCGTGATCCTCACGCCTGGCCATGACCAGGCAGCGCTCCAGAAGCTGCTGGATGAGACGAACAGTGCGTTGCCGGGTCCGATGCCGAACATCCTGGCGTTCACCATCGGCATAGCCCTTTGGGAAGCCGAGACGGTTTATGAGCGTGCGTTCGCTATCGCTGACGAACACATGCAACTCCGGAAAGAGCGGCTCAAGGAAGTCACCCCAGGCCAGCGCGAAGCCGACTCCTTCGTGACGTTCTCTCAGGAACTCGAGGCCATTCATGACCCTGGCGACCTGATTCAGCACGCCCTGAACCGACTGCTGAGCGTGCTCAACTTCGATCAGGCCGCCTACGCCATTATCGATGGCAACGAAGCCTTCTTCTCCCAGCAGGCCCTCAGCGAGGGCGTTCCGGCTCCACAACCGGCCCTAAATGTCCGGGTGCCCCTCACCGAGGCTGGCCTGATCGACACGGCCCAGCGCACACGGACGACGGCGTGGAGCACCGACTACCCGAGCACCTCGGACAACATGGCGATTATGGTGGTACAAGGCGTCAAGAGTGCCGTCGTCACGCCTGTCTTCAGTCATGGACAGGTCGCTGCTGTCATCGTCCTGCGTGCCGTGAACCGCTGGCAGACCATCACGCCGCAGATGCGCAAGATCATGGAACTCACCGCGCTGCGCCTGGAGCACGCTCTCGAACTCCGCCGCGCGGTCGGTGAAGTCCGCTCGACCCTGGAGGCGGGCATGCTGACGCTCGGCATCGTCCTCGAAGCCAGGGATTTCGAGACCAGTGGCCACACCCACCGCGCCGCCATCATGGCGGCGCAGCTCGGCGAGCAGCTCGACCTGAACACCACCGACCTCCACCACCTGCGACAAGGAGCCTACCTGCACGACCTCGGGAAACTCTGCGTCCCAGATCAGATCCTGAGGAAACCCGGCAAGCTCACGCCGGAAGAATGGACGACCATGCAGAGCCACGTTGTCCAGGGACACGACCTGGCCGCCCGGATCGCCGGACTCTCTGCGGAAACGTTGGGTGTCATCCGCTCTCACCATGAGCGTTGGGACGGCAGCGGTTACCCGGATGGTCTTGCTGGAACAGCCATTCCCCTGAATGCGCGGATTTTCGCGGTGTGCGACGTGTACGACGCTTTGATCAGCCAACGGCCATACAAGGCGGCTTGGAGTCACGAGGCCGCCATCTTGGAGATCGAACGGCAGTCGGGTCACCACTTTGATCCGGACGTTGTCCGTGCGTTTCTGGGCTTGATGGGACGAGCCGTGAACTTTCAGATTGAGCCGACTGGCAGTCAGGAATCAGGGCATCCCTGAGCCGTACCGTGGTGTTCCGCACTGACTCAAAGGCCAGTGCGGGAGCAGCCTGAAGTGACTGAAGGATAACCTGAGCACCGCTTTCCTCCACCCTTAAAG encodes the following:
- a CDS encoding HD domain-containing phosphohydrolase yields the protein MLPLFPHASVHPFDRVEDVIFTLDAHERLTFVNAFALNAWGKESHELLGRIYQDALPTKAQPEVMAAFRHVLSTQQRTELEVFGDRHQGWIGLIIYPDQGGLTVHVRPLPRSTGSNTHTDFDALTGCLTRSAFAQAQRTLTFPHVLAILDLNLLKSVNTLRGHSGGDAHIRTVAHALREALPAGALICRWGGDEFVILTPGHDQAALQKLLDETNSALPGPMPNILAFTIGIALWEAETVYERAFAIADEHMQLRKERLKEVTPGQREADSFVTFSQELEAIHDPGDLIQHALNRLLSVLNFDQAAYAIIDGNEAFFSQQALSEGVPAPQPALNVRVPLTEAGLIDTAQRTRTTAWSTDYPSTSDNMAIMVVQGVKSAVVTPVFSHGQVAAVIVLRAVNRWQTITPQMRKIMELTALRLEHALELRRAVGEVRSTLEAGMLTLGIVLEARDFETSGHTHRAAIMAAQLGEQLDLNTTDLHHLRQGAYLHDLGKLCVPDQILRKPGKLTPEEWTTMQSHVVQGHDLAARIAGLSAETLGVIRSHHERWDGSGYPDGLAGTAIPLNARIFAVCDVYDALISQRPYKAAWSHEAAILEIERQSGHHFDPDVVRAFLGLMGRAVNFQIEPTGSQESGHP